In Mycoplasmopsis cynos, the following are encoded in one genomic region:
- the rpsI gene encoding 30S ribosomal protein S9 yields the protein MTKNIEYRGLGRRKSSVARVKLTKGTGKFLINKRDAREYLTSDIYLKDANQPFVLTETVNQFDVSVIVSGGGLSGQAGAIRLGIARALLEASLDYRATLKSAGMLTRDARAKERKKPGLRAARRARQFSKR from the coding sequence ATGACTAAAAACATTGAATATCGTGGATTAGGAAGAAGAAAATCATCAGTTGCTCGTGTTAAATTAACAAAAGGAACTGGAAAGTTTTTAATTAACAAAAGAGATGCTCGTGAATATCTAACTTCTGATATTTATTTAAAGGATGCTAATCAACCTTTTGTTTTAACAGAGACAGTAAATCAATTTGATGTTTCTGTTATTGTTTCTGGTGGTGGTTTAAGCGGACAAGCAGGTGCAATTAGACTAGGAATTGCTCGTGCATTATTAGAAGCTAGTTTAGATTATCGTGCAACATTAAAATCTGCTGGAATGTTAACAAGAGATGCTCGTGCAAAAGAACGTAAGAAACCAGGATTACGTGCAGCACGTCGTGCAAGACAATTTTCAAAACGTTAA
- a CDS encoding McrB family protein, translating to MKNKLINLYENTYKDKVYEKRLEKYNETINKWKEYRQKIKDGTITLEDYTNRKNFKHYLTYFLEFDSADIGSSRCGNAFQYMIKMNDNGTFYLNKYDNEEEQKEADRETANIYFEEKIKPLLKKIVNCNSFKELYDLEKDDLYKKFVAKQIIKKMICLESKVKECEFKYRIAEIYEHLAIKRGCKLFEIENKGMSQIKQNINIMEKAFEILSLNINEITEKQSFEVSKTLSEILFAKENETSDSENKNYIFEIISNALKEDYKQIILTGAPGTGKTYNVRSYVNDQIKPNEERSEFVQFHPSYDYSDFIEGLRPAIIFKAANDKPTFVKQDGIFKAFCRKVIMNNFKELGDDLPVSFKDFKDKYSDAEENNKFKTKYFFIIDEINRADLSKVFGELMFGLEESYRGIKNSFQTQYKNLRTYQIESDGKAHLLSFDCFEGGFFIPKNLYIIGTMNDIDKSVDVFDFALRRRFQWIEINAKMICEQSLINMLKIDKEEAKNLANRICAMNDVISNEGAKFGLSEAYHIGHAYFNELDLSKPLSLQEIFNNDIALIIKEYTRGRNSEEVDELIHKCAKALDVSYEK from the coding sequence ATGAAAAATAAATTAATTAATTTATATGAAAATACTTATAAAGATAAGGTTTATGAAAAAAGACTGGAAAAGTATAATGAAACTATAAATAAATGAAAAGAGTATCGTCAAAAAATTAAAGACGGAACAATTACATTAGAAGATTATACAAATCGAAAAAATTTTAAGCATTATTTAACTTACTTTTTAGAATTCGATTCTGCTGACATCGGATCGTCAAGATGTGGAAATGCTTTTCAATACATGATTAAAATGAACGACAATGGAACTTTTTATCTTAATAAATATGATAATGAAGAAGAACAAAAGGAAGCTGATAGAGAAACCGCTAATATATATTTTGAAGAAAAAATAAAACCTTTATTAAAAAAAATAGTAAATTGCAATTCATTTAAAGAATTATATGATTTAGAAAAAGATGACTTATATAAGAAATTTGTAGCTAAACAAATTATTAAAAAAATGATTTGTTTAGAGTCTAAAGTTAAAGAATGTGAATTCAAATATAGAATTGCTGAAATTTATGAACATTTAGCAATTAAAAGGGGTTGCAAATTATTCGAAATAGAAAATAAAGGAATGTCACAAATTAAACAAAATATTAATATAATGGAAAAAGCTTTTGAAATTTTGTCATTGAATATAAATGAAATTACCGAAAAGCAGTCTTTTGAAGTTTCAAAAACATTAAGCGAAATACTTTTTGCTAAAGAAAATGAAACTTCGGATAGTGAAAATAAAAACTATATATTTGAAATAATATCAAATGCTTTAAAAGAAGATTACAAACAGATAATTTTAACAGGAGCTCCGGGAACAGGCAAAACTTATAATGTTAGATCTTATGTTAATGATCAGATTAAACCAAATGAAGAGAGAAGTGAATTTGTTCAATTTCACCCATCGTATGATTATTCAGATTTTATAGAAGGATTGAGACCTGCCATTATTTTTAAAGCAGCTAACGACAAGCCAACGTTTGTAAAACAGGACGGTATATTTAAAGCATTTTGTCGCAAAGTTATAATGAATAACTTTAAAGAATTAGGAGATGATTTACCAGTATCTTTTAAAGATTTTAAAGATAAATATTCTGATGCAGAAGAAAATAATAAATTTAAAACAAAATACTTTTTTATCATTGATGAGATAAATCGAGCTGATTTGTCTAAAGTTTTTGGAGAACTAATGTTTGGACTTGAAGAGTCTTATAGGGGAATTAAAAATTCATTTCAAACGCAATATAAAAATTTAAGAACATATCAAATAGAGTCAGATGGAAAAGCTCATTTATTAAGTTTCGATTGTTTTGAAGGTGGCTTTTTTATTCCTAAGAATTTATACATTATTGGAACTATGAATGATATTGATAAATCGGTAGATGTTTTTGATTTTGCCTTACGAAGAAGGTTCCAATGAATAGAAATAAATGCTAAAATGATTTGCGAGCAATCACTTATTAATATGTTAAAAATTGATAAAGAAGAAGCTAAAAATTTAGCAAATAGAATTTGCGCTATGAATGATGTTATTTCTAATGAAGGTGCTAAATTTGGTTTATCCGAAGCTTACCATATAGGACATGCTTATTTTAATGAATTAGATTTATCTAAACCTTTATCATTACAAGAAATTTTTAATAACGACATTGCTTTAATTATTAAAGAATATACTAGAGGAAGAAATTCTGAAGAGGTTGATGAATTAATCCATAAGTGTGCCAAAGCTTTGGATGTATCATATGAAAAATAA
- a CDS encoding 5-methylcytosine restriction system specificity protein McrC, which yields MKNKITFYGRDFSDIYKDIESTKTNGSDSELLNSNKKKILLYFLNKVKPDVKELVVNNSNQRLEYELFNQLSENIYYFGGLVGILSKSIKIKKSDIKGELSKQESNDEYEVEITLQIQSRFDVKEDGTIGEPNFLSTMLSDKDLILNEDFIPLNSKVNIFDYLLLFSYKYKLKEASIKGLFRTYQRFEKNDDKLRGTIDVSKHIKQNMWMNSGLISYSYRENSIDNYTNHLIVKTYQYLKKKYFSKVNRIFDSDTEMKRLIDNLSFNTEHWKYSLKTTIMKNLNSISHPFYIEYESLRKICLNILRNEGISVFNGDNSNKVEGILFYIPSLWEIYLEEFLKSDEYTLSSQKEIKIIDYKGERKFKQPTFPDYVFSSKDKKKHFMILDAKFKEAWSKIIFEEKPFSDVLSDYDKCIRDMVSINCHASGVIFPSNHEQPSKLEPYVEHSISKFNNVDKFYTFPVFIPFSSNDYESWLKDFKNNFNKASTLVKSYIIKEKKYIQNIEIISKQAEELGK from the coding sequence ATGAAAAATAAGATTACATTTTATGGAAGAGATTTTTCCGATATTTATAAAGATATAGAATCCACTAAAACAAACGGCTCTGATTCCGAATTATTAAATAGTAATAAGAAAAAAATACTTTTATATTTTTTAAACAAAGTAAAGCCAGATGTTAAAGAATTAGTTGTTAATAATAGTAATCAACGTTTAGAGTATGAATTATTTAATCAACTAAGCGAAAATATATACTATTTTGGCGGCCTTGTTGGAATATTATCAAAATCAATTAAAATTAAAAAAAGTGATATAAAAGGTGAATTATCAAAACAAGAGTCAAATGATGAATATGAAGTTGAAATTACTCTTCAAATTCAATCTAGATTTGATGTAAAAGAGGATGGAACTATCGGAGAACCAAATTTTCTATCTACAATGCTATCTGATAAAGATTTGATCTTAAATGAAGATTTTATACCTTTAAATAGCAAAGTTAACATTTTTGATTATCTTTTATTATTTTCTTATAAATATAAATTAAAGGAAGCGAGCATTAAGGGGCTATTTAGGACATACCAAAGATTTGAAAAAAATGATGACAAACTTAGAGGAACAATCGATGTATCTAAACATATTAAACAAAATATGTGAATGAACAGCGGTCTGATATCATATTCGTATAGAGAAAATAGTATTGACAATTACACTAATCATTTAATAGTCAAAACCTATCAATATCTAAAGAAAAAATACTTTTCAAAGGTTAATAGAATATTCGATTCAGATACAGAAATGAAAAGATTGATCGACAATTTGTCATTTAATACTGAACATTGAAAATATAGTCTTAAAACAACTATTATGAAAAATTTAAATTCAATTTCACATCCCTTTTATATCGAGTATGAATCGTTAAGAAAAATATGCTTAAATATTTTAAGAAATGAAGGTATATCTGTTTTTAATGGAGACAATTCAAATAAAGTAGAAGGAATTTTATTCTATATTCCATCTTTATGAGAGATTTATTTAGAAGAATTTTTAAAATCTGATGAATATACTCTTTCTTCTCAAAAGGAAATTAAAATTATAGATTACAAAGGAGAAAGAAAATTCAAACAGCCAACATTTCCTGATTATGTTTTTTCTAGTAAAGACAAGAAAAAACATTTCATGATTTTAGATGCAAAATTCAAAGAGGCATGAAGTAAAATTATTTTTGAAGAAAAACCTTTTAGTGATGTATTGAGTGATTATGATAAATGTATAAGGGATATGGTGTCAATCAATTGCCATGCTAGCGGTGTTATTTTTCCAAGTAATCATGAACAACCATCGAAACTTGAACCTTATGTAGAACATTCTATTAGTAAATTCAATAATGTTGATAAATTTTATACATTTCCAGTTTTTATTCCTTTTTCATCAAACGATTATGAATCTTGATTAAAAGACTTTAAAAATAACTTTAATAAGGCATCAACGCTTGTTAAGTCTTATATTATCAAAGAAAAGAAATATATTCAAAATATAGAAATAATTTCAAAGCAAGCAGAAGAATTAGGAAAATAA
- the rplM gene encoding 50S ribosomal protein L13 codes for MRQTTIVNSQQADKKWYVVDAEGQVLGRLAAFVASVLRGKNKPTFTPNSDMGDNVIIVNAEKIILTGKKEDNKIYYSHSGYPGGLKSIVAAKLRVKRPTALIEKAIHGMIPHTKLGNKQRRNLFIYAGADHKHEAQKPERLEVK; via the coding sequence ATGAGACAAACAACAATCGTTAATTCCCAACAAGCAGACAAAAAATGATACGTTGTTGACGCCGAAGGTCAAGTTTTGGGTCGCTTAGCTGCATTTGTGGCTTCTGTACTTAGAGGAAAAAATAAACCAACATTTACACCTAATTCAGATATGGGTGATAATGTAATTATTGTTAATGCTGAAAAAATTATTTTAACTGGTAAAAAAGAAGATAACAAAATTTATTACTCACACTCAGGATATCCTGGTGGATTAAAAAGCATTGTTGCTGCAAAGTTAAGAGTTAAAAGACCAACAGCATTAATCGAAAAAGCAATACATGGAATGATTCCTCATACAAAACTTGGAAATAAACAACGTCGTAACTTATTTATTTATGCAGGCGCAGATCACAAACATGAAGCACAAAAACCAGAAAGATTAGAGGTTAAATAA